The DNA window accacaactgcttggatttatagttctaggtcactaacagtcattcaaagtctctttggccacattggccaccatcgccGGATCCGGCGGcccaggcggaagtatccaaacttagaataacaattacatcggtttctcggagatggctagaccgtttGGACCAAACTTAAATCAAGGCTTTTAGTACCCCGTacactgctattaaatttaattctgatccgacttgcggttccggtgttgcgggttgtggcatgcggtcacatagaaaattccgattcagAATGATACCTTgatgaaggcaaaaaggtaaaaaattcactaaaatgaatatatctatatgtcaaacaacttgcATTAACAGTTCTAAGTCACTGACGGTCAACCGAAGTCTCGTCGACCGCATTGACCATCAAAGACAGTTCCGGATGTGACCCGGAAGAATCGCCACCtacaaaaattaacaaactcacatcagtttatcgGGGATGGTTGGGACGATCTTGACaagcttagtcccaaatgaaaggaaataatctaaaataatttcgtacggatcggttatatggttTCCAAAATATAGACGGAATATATGAAATTCCCACATAAGCCggaacaatttttatttttctgtggtCCCCATGAAATTTATGATATCGAATTCGTACtttcgatgccaaatatctCCAAAAAGCATGAAATGACTAGATTTTATGTAACGTCGGAACTTttttcggctgctattgaattttatgtcgtttccggagttacggctttAATCCTCAAAAAGACAAGggatctcagaggcccggctagttactgttctctagtttcaatgaacttgtaatttgaaatacaaatgatcgaatcTTTTCGGGGcgtcgattctctcactgataaaacgacaaaaacgaGGCTTACGATTTCGTTGGGTCTTACgagtgatgcttcttgaagtcactaTTATAGTTTGCCTTTTGAGggttaagagtgcgaccacgCATATAAATTGTTACCACTATAacagtctagatcactaatgacaccccaaagtcgctttgacatTAGCCGACATACGACGGTTCCTGAATTCATAGAAGGAGGAACTGaaaaggaaaatttaaaaatcgaattattatttttgatgcaaagtgtctttaaaatgcataaaacgtcaaaatttgatgaaatctcgaaaaataataaaaaatattgaaaataatcgaaatgcagaaatgagaaaggcacaattgcaccgataggtggattaaaacaggttttatattGACCATAGGTGAACAAGTTCTCCAAAATAGGTTTAAATTCACAAAGGCCTATTTGAAGTTTGCCCATTATTCGATCATTTCGCGTGGAATGGCCCATATGCATTTTATAAAGAATTAGTTTGTGTTAGTTTACAGTTACAGTGAATTTACAgttatttttctaattttttctaACATCTTACGTGTAGCCATTTATGtcaatgaaatatgtgtttTTCGCAGCAACCAacacattttcaaaatttcatacaTATTTAAAGTAGTTGTGCTAAGTAGGCTATTTTTTCGTGCGTCCTAtgaaaatccatctagtaaccGTTGCTTCTTGTAAACAATAAGAACACAAAATACTGGTGATCCAACACAAAAATGGCCATGTTTATGGATTTTAGTGTTCGACGTCGTAAAATATATAGAACACGGCGCAGCAATGAATTAGACAGTTTTAAGCACTTATACCGGTTTACAGAAAATAATGTCGAATGGTTAGCTGCTCATTTTCTCGGTTCATCTCATGAAACTAGAGGCGGTGCTTTAAGTAATTTCCAAAAGATGCAAATTTTTCTTCGATATGTTGGAGATCCCGGATTCCAGgtaaacagttttgttttgGAATAATAAAACAGCTTTTTGTTATACATCTAAGAACGTTAAATTTATGAAATATGTGCATATTTCTAGGTTGGTGTTGGGGAAGATATTGGAATACACCAAACGACTGTCAGCAAAACTATTTGGAATGTATGCCAAAAAATTGCATCAAAATCTTCTGATTGGATTAAATTTCCGGTCACGAAAGAAGATATGGATGCGGCTAAGAATATATGGCGTAGAAAGTTCAAATTTCCGGATTCAATAGGAGCATTGGACTGCACTCATGTCATTATTCAAAGTCCATATGAACATGCAGATGAATATGTGAATAGAAAAGGTTTAAAATCGTTCAATATACAAGCTACATGTGatgcaaacgaattgttcaccAGTATTGATTGTACATGGCCAGGATCTGTACACGATTCTAGAATATGGAAAAATTCATCAGTGTTTCAGGTAATGCATGAGAATCCTGCCGAAGCCTTATTGCTAGGTGATGATGGCTATGGAATTGCTCCTTGGGTCATGACTCCATACAGAAATCCCAATACCCCCCAACAACAACGGTACAATAAAATTCATAGCAGTGAACGAGTCATAATAGAACGAGTGTTTGGTCAGGTCAAGCGGAGGTTTCCATTCCTGCAATCGAAAGTACGAGTTAATACACGTCGTATTCCAAGCATGATTTTGTCTTGTTTTGTGTTGCACAATATAGCCAAATATTTAAAGGATGAGGAATTTGAAGAGGTTCGATCCACAAGTAATAGAAATATACATGTTCCAATGCTTGATGAAGTAAATAACAATGATAAAAAAAGAGGTCAAGCGCGACGTAATGCTATTacaacatatttatttcaattGTAAACGCCATATTACATAAATATATCATAACTTATTTCAATATATTTCTGTGCGTAGTTTTTTAATCCAATTTTAGTTAAATTCCAATGGCTAATTTCTGGGTTGTTGCGTAGCCTGCATGTAGAAAGAGAAATTCGAATCTgtgtaaaaaaattatcgttaATTAATGAGATTAAATAGAATCGTCCATATCTGTATCCGATTGGTGGTTTTGCTCTTTGTAGTCATCATCTGATCGATGATTGTCGCATTCACTATCTACTCCCTCAGAATGAATGGTTCCAGAAAACTGTTTAGCTTCTTGATTGGAAATTTGCGATCTCAACACCAGGTCAGCTTTCGACAGCACCTGTTCTATCTTTTTTGTCAATTCAGTTTGCTCAGTAAAGTAATTCAACTGCTTCACAAGCACGAGGCGCTGCAAATCAGGTGTGCTCAAAGTAGCCGTTTCTGTCGTCTCAAAATACCCGTGAAATAGGAATTAATGAAGATTTGAGTTTATGACTTGTTTTTAAGTGATTGATTATTTGCTGATTTAGAACTTTCCCTATACCTGGTGTTTTGTTGGAATGGATCCTTTCGATAGCATCGATTTTCTTTGTCGACCACTTCTATAGGCTTTGGAACTCGTGGATGCCTCAGATGGTAAGTTTCGTTTGTCTTGTGAAGTTCCTTCTCCTGGGCTCAAAGAATCAGTATCGCTTGCATCGGATTCGGAATAGCTTACGGCTTTCTTGCACGTTCCAATAGATACACCATCTATTTAAAACCATCAATAATAAAAGTAACTATGCGGGCGAATTATTCCGTGAGCATGGtacttacaatgaattttggaTATTGCTGGATTTTCAGCAGCTCCGAGAAGGTCATAGATGATCTTTTCACCACgacttaaatcgatttttttatttccagtCGCTTTTCCGTCGGATTTCACTTTCACCCGGTTCTTTAAGTTATTCAGCTTCTTCAGAACTTGCAGTTCGGTGAGCGAAACACCTTTCTTCCTTGAAATGTGCTCAACAACCACTTGAACAGCTTTCTTTTTCATTGATTTCAAAACGGGAGTTTGccctttttgaaacaaaaccGATCCGTGTTTTTGCAAACAAAGAGCGAAAAAAGTATCATCGACGCGCTTAACTGGTTGTGATTTTACCGTGctatttgcaactatttggtcCATCCGAATGTTGTTTTCGTCCAGATATTCACCGAGCGTTGGGTTTCCTGATTCCATTTTCGTTTTTTACCCggaaatatacaagaaaatccTCACGACGACCAAGAACACAACGAATTGGGAATGCTTTACAGCTTGAATTGAAGTAAACGCTAGCTTTTACTTTTTCGAATATAGCGCATGCTTTGATCGTTTTTATTCATACCGACGCACCGTTTACTTTACTTTTAAGACTTTACTTTGCTTTCAAGCATTTACTACTATTTGAGCACATGCTAGTTTTTATTCATACGACCCAATGTATCAAACACTGtgataaaattcagggatgttgGCTACAGCcgcatgttctattttgcaagatctatctacttcaaagcggtaaaaaatgttaACTAAAAACACCGCAAACTAGCCCAGGTCTCctttatacttttttgtttaaagtgagtctgcttctactttcgtggtagtcgtgggatacgtgttaagtgaaataagaatgtaatagacatttccacaattctattgaacaaaacccgctaatgaatcatagtttggctaaatgagaaaggcgcaattgcaccactaggtggattataacaggttttttattcttAAAATACCATCATTTCGGTATTAGATATTTGAACAGGTTTATGGGTTTTCGGCAACGGTAAAACCGATACTCCCGACCCTAACTTTGACTCGAGGATGACTGTTTTCAGTTGCCTCTTACGATATGGGATCTGGAACCCAATGGATCGATTCTTGGCTGACCCGCTGGATGCCACACGTCCTCACATATTTTACTTAAGAGGGGTTTCCCGAGCAGATTCTGACAACAcattgaaaactaaacttgatgttgtgatgttcggcaaatgattactcaggttgttgtcgttttggtcgttttaagaTCGAAATTGAGAGCAGCAAAATTGTCCTATGACATCAAGCAGAAAACTAATTCTGCTATCagtgagagtaaattgaaagctcattgagatgttgaattttttttttgataacaaaattcactttgatgttttgctaaagaaatataaacatagaaacaatgataacaaattgagatcaaaatttgatgtcatatttaaaaaatctaaaactgatagcacaataagatttcaatttgatgctattatcaaaatatgaattctacttgttgtaattttgatgtacg is part of the Topomyia yanbarensis strain Yona2022 chromosome 1, ASM3024719v1, whole genome shotgun sequence genome and encodes:
- the LOC131696253 gene encoding putative nuclease HARBI1; protein product: MAMFMDFSVRRRKIYRTRRSNELDSFKHLYRFTENNVEWLAAHFLGSSHETRGGALSNFQKMQIFLRYVGDPGFQVGVGEDIGIHQTTVSKTIWNVCQKIASKSSDWIKFPVTKEDMDAAKNIWRRKFKFPDSIGALDCTHVIIQSPYEHADEYVNRKGLKSFNIQATCDANELFTSIDCTWPGSVHDSRIWKNSSVFQVMHENPAEALLLGDDGYGIAPWVMTPYRNPNTPQQQRYNKIHSSERVIIERVFGQVKRRFPFLQSKVRVNTRRIPSMILSCFVLHNIAKYLKDEEFEEVRSTSNRNIHVPMLDEVNNNDKKRGQARRNAITTYLFQL